Proteins encoded within one genomic window of Acidovorax sp. 107:
- a CDS encoding pilus assembly protein PilP — translation MRTYAGLLLVGGALILSGCTPSGEDELRGWMAEQRASTKPSVQPLTEPKKFIPEPYTQDGVVEPFNQIKLTQALKRDSNQVASNAALIAPEMARRKEPLEAFPLDAMAMVGSLNKSGAPTALVKVDNLIYQIKIGNYLGQNYGKITRITENSIQLREIAQDATGDWIERSASLDLQEGKK, via the coding sequence ATGAGAACTTATGCTGGGCTACTTCTTGTTGGCGGCGCTTTAATTCTTTCTGGCTGTACCCCCTCGGGTGAAGACGAGTTGAGGGGGTGGATGGCTGAGCAACGAGCGAGCACGAAGCCGAGCGTTCAGCCTTTGACTGAGCCGAAAAAATTTATTCCTGAGCCTTATACTCAAGACGGTGTTGTAGAACCTTTCAATCAAATTAAATTGACCCAAGCTTTGAAGCGAGATTCAAATCAGGTTGCATCGAACGCTGCTCTGATTGCGCCGGAAATGGCTCGTCGCAAAGAGCCTCTGGAGGCTTTTCCATTGGATGCGATGGCTATGGTCGGGAGCTTGAATAAGTCTGGTGCCCCCACCGCGCTGGTTAAAGTTGATAATTTGATTTATCAAATAAAAATTGGAAATTATCTTGGTCAAAATTATGGAAAAATAACTCGAATTACTGAGAATTCCATTCAGCTGCGTGAAATAGCGCAGGACGCAACTGGGGATTGGATAGAGCGTTCAGCTTCGCTTGATCTGCAAGAGGGTAAAAAATGA
- the pilQ gene encoding type IV pilus secretin PilQ encodes MKQHSGNFFSYCRGAAVGVSAIFISLGAAAQGAISSISASVQAGVETLKIDFTESIVNNPTGFATQSPARIALDFQGVGNSSGKSAYEVNLGNLKSVNVVQAGERARVVLNLKSPAAYKTELQGKSLFLSLEPISGVSPAAPNSVVAFSEGQNRDVLPLRDIDFRRGSDGSGRVIVNLTSNQVGVDLQQQAKGIVVEFMRSSLPEGLRRRLDVTDFGTPVQTVTATQSGERVRMLIESNGDWEHSAYQTDNQFVVEIRQKKVDLSKLTQGPGYSGEKLSLNFQNIEVRSLLQVIADFTNFNIVTSDTVTGALTLRLKDVPWDQALQIIMDAKGLGMRKTGSVLWIAPKDEIDARTKKDFEAAQAIQKLEPLKTQAYQLNYAKAADILTQLTTSSGSSGGATGTRFLSERGSAISEPRTNQLFVTDTASKLEEVRLLLASLDVAVRQVLIEARIVEARDTFGRSLGVRLGGTDLRANRGGDGGYGLGGNNRVAFGTSYNDAVASSGAGGTTSTSGNFVNLPASLSNVTGVGSFALSIFNSAANRFLTLELSAMEADGKGRIVSSPRIITADQTKALIEQGTEYPYAVTAPNGATTLAFKKAVLKLEVTPQITPEGNIILDLDVNKDSRGETTTQGVAIDTKHVKTQILIENGGTVVIGGIFEMEETNQENKIPVLGDVPVVGNLFKSRTKESTKREMLVFITPKVISDNGPRK; translated from the coding sequence ATGAAACAACATAGTGGCAATTTTTTTAGTTACTGCCGTGGCGCTGCTGTTGGCGTTTCAGCTATTTTTATATCCCTTGGAGCGGCTGCGCAAGGAGCTATTAGTTCAATCTCTGCAAGCGTTCAAGCAGGGGTTGAGACGTTGAAAATTGATTTTACTGAGTCGATTGTTAATAATCCAACAGGTTTTGCTACGCAATCTCCTGCGAGAATTGCTTTGGATTTTCAAGGGGTTGGTAATTCATCCGGAAAATCGGCCTATGAGGTCAATCTTGGTAATTTGAAATCTGTTAACGTCGTTCAAGCAGGCGAGCGCGCTCGCGTCGTCCTTAACTTAAAGTCCCCGGCGGCTTACAAAACCGAGCTCCAAGGTAAATCCCTTTTTCTATCGTTGGAGCCTATTTCGGGTGTATCGCCGGCCGCTCCAAATTCTGTAGTCGCTTTTTCGGAAGGTCAAAATAGAGATGTGTTACCGCTGAGGGATATCGATTTCCGCCGTGGTTCCGATGGCTCAGGGAGGGTGATTGTTAATTTAACAAGCAATCAAGTGGGTGTTGATCTGCAGCAACAGGCCAAAGGCATCGTTGTGGAATTCATGCGGTCGTCTTTGCCAGAAGGATTGCGCCGTCGGCTGGACGTTACAGACTTTGGTACGCCAGTGCAGACGGTGACTGCAACGCAGTCTGGTGAACGGGTGCGCATGCTGATTGAGTCCAATGGTGACTGGGAACATAGCGCTTACCAGACAGATAACCAATTTGTGGTCGAAATACGCCAGAAAAAAGTCGATCTTAGTAAGCTGACCCAAGGTCCTGGCTATTCTGGTGAAAAACTTTCATTGAATTTCCAAAATATCGAAGTTCGATCCTTGTTGCAAGTCATTGCTGATTTTACCAATTTTAATATTGTTACTTCGGATACAGTCACAGGCGCCTTGACTTTGCGACTTAAGGACGTTCCTTGGGATCAGGCGCTTCAAATTATCATGGATGCTAAGGGTCTCGGTATGCGCAAGACTGGCTCTGTGCTCTGGATCGCGCCTAAAGACGAAATTGATGCTCGGACAAAGAAGGATTTTGAAGCCGCTCAGGCTATTCAAAAATTGGAGCCACTGAAAACTCAGGCGTATCAACTTAACTATGCAAAGGCCGCTGATATTCTTACACAGTTAACGACGAGTTCTGGTTCCTCGGGCGGGGCGACGGGCACTCGATTCCTGTCAGAGCGAGGAAGTGCTATCTCTGAGCCTAGAACCAACCAGTTGTTTGTTACTGATACAGCTAGTAAGTTGGAAGAGGTTCGTTTGTTGCTGGCAAGTTTGGATGTTGCCGTGCGTCAAGTGCTCATTGAAGCGCGGATTGTCGAAGCGCGAGATACCTTCGGTCGCTCGCTCGGGGTTCGACTAGGGGGTACAGATTTGCGTGCCAATCGTGGTGGCGATGGCGGGTATGGGCTTGGCGGTAATAATCGCGTCGCTTTCGGCACTTCTTACAATGACGCCGTTGCATCGAGTGGTGCTGGTGGAACAACGAGTACTAGTGGTAATTTTGTGAATTTACCAGCCAGCCTCTCCAATGTGACCGGTGTTGGTAGCTTTGCACTTTCGATTTTTAATTCTGCTGCGAATCGCTTCTTGACGCTTGAGTTGTCTGCCATGGAGGCAGATGGAAAAGGTCGTATTGTTTCAAGTCCCCGTATCATTACAGCAGATCAAACCAAGGCATTGATCGAGCAGGGTACAGAGTATCCCTATGCTGTTACTGCGCCGAATGGAGCCACTACCCTTGCATTCAAAAAGGCTGTTCTCAAGCTAGAGGTCACGCCGCAGATCACTCCAGAAGGAAATATCATTCTGGATCTGGATGTTAATAAAGATAGTCGCGGCGAGACTACCACTCAGGGCGTGGCAATCGATACCAAACACGTGAAGACACAGATTCTGATTGAAAACGGTGGAACTGTGGTTATTGGCGGTATTTTTGAGATGGAAGAAACCAATCAGGAAAATAAGATACCGGTTTTGGGAGATGTTCCTGTTGTTGGGAATCTTTTCAAAAGCAGAACAAAAGAATCTACAAAACGCGAGATGCTGGTTTTCATTACACCCAAGGTGATTTCTGACAACGGGCCTAGAAAATAA